The Oscarella lobularis chromosome 8, ooOscLobu1.1, whole genome shotgun sequence nucleotide sequence CTTTCTAATACGATCAACGACTTTTGGCGCATGGTTGCTGAAACGCAGTGCTCTACTATCGTTATGCTGACGCAATTGAACGAAGCGGGAAGAGTGAGTATTCATTCGCTTTGGAAAAAAGATCCTCTCGAACGCTTTTCTTGCCTTTAGGAAAGATCGTCGAAGTACTGGCCCGATTCAGGAAAGATGAACTACGGAAAGTTGACcgtcgaaaagacgtcgGAACAGGAATACGAAGAGTACATTCAGCGCGAATTGATGATCACCGACGAAGTATTTCCCTACATTTCTCTGCTCTCTTATTCTGACGCATCTTTCGTTTACGAAGGACGGGCAGTCGACTCCAGTGAGGCAGTTCCAATACACGGCGTGGCCAAACAAAGGATGTCCTTCTATTGGCACTGGCATGATTGATTTGATTGGACAGGTGGACAAATGGAAGACGCAGTGTGGCGACAAGCCGGTGATCGTGCATTGCAGGTATAGTACCGGTAGTACATGTGTATATGCTTCTTCCCATTTCAGCTTTTTTGTCTCTGTAGTGCTGGATCCGGTCGCACAGGGTGTTTCATTGCGCTGAGCATTTTGATTGACAGACTCAAGACCGAAGGGgtgatcgacgtctttcaaaCGGTCAAAAGTCTTCGTCAACGCAGGACTGCTATGGTTCAAACGCTGGTGAGTTGCATTGATGAAGAAGCCCAACGCATACGACAGAGGGTCTCTTTCTTCTAGGATCAATACGAGTATTTGTACCGCACTATGCTGGATTTCCTCAATTCTTATGAACTTTACAGCAACTTCAGGTAAACTTCGACTGAAGAAGAGCTGGGAGATATTTCTTATTCTGTtggtcatttttttgtttttttttcttcttgcttttcttgtcttttttttagtgAATAGGAATTCGTAGAGATGACATGGCACCATAGCACGAGTAGAATAGAAAGACGGAAGTGGCAAAATACATATGTATTGAAAAATACGTGCAGCAGTCGAGCGGTGCTGCCATCATGAACCAGTATCCGGGCCTGTTCATCGAAGAGCAAGCGCATTGTTGCCAACTGCGATCTCGCCTATATTTGTCTTTCTGTTTGAGTGGCCGGACGGCCTAATCACCCATAGGAAGCACCGTTTCCTTCCTATAAAAATCTACTCCGCCCGCTGCTTCGCGCGTTCGCGATGGCGACGTTTGGACGGCGCACGGGATCGCGAGGTAATACCTAAGCGACGCGATAATAAAGCCTTCGCTCCTCCTCGCGATAAAAAACACAAGTCGTTCTCCGCGGTCCGTCCCCGTCCGCGACAACGCAGACAAAGCACGTCGAGCCGTCGTGATCCCCCCCACGATTCGTTCTCTCGAAGAGCACGTGGGTCTTATCACCGCACTTCTCTCTCGCAGGCGATCCACCCGAAGCGAGATTTCTTCACGAAGGAATGGACTTCAAGGCAAAGGTGAGCCATGATCGAGTTAGGACAAGACcctcgtttttctcattcCAATTTGGGGGCGCCGATATGTAGATCTTGGGCGAGACGCCTGTGCCGGCGGCGCGCGGCGAGAGAATGTGTTACGACGCGTTAAAGACTCTAAAGGTaaggcgtcgtttcgccgccgcgaggGAGAAATCGAGGGGAGCCCCCCCTTTTTTGCACCGCGGATCGAGACACTACGATTGTCGCCAAAAAAAATCACGATTTGAAAAGAGACCGTAAAGTTTGCTGGATTCAGGGAAACCTGTTCCTTTAGAGCGCCATAATTCGAGCTTTGAAAGTCTAAACTAAGTCATAACGGCTAACggaatttcctttttctcaaaGTCAAGAGTTCGTTTGACGGGAAAGCATAAGCAGAGAATCGTCATAAACATCTCCACGGACGGTGTCAAGGTGCGAGAGGAAAAGACTGAGGTGAGGGAAAGTCACTGGCTATACTTCTATTCAAtacttattattattgtctCAGGAGGAATTGCAACATCATCGTATTGCCCAAATTTCTTTTGTCAGCCACGACCCGACTGACAGTCGCGCTTTCGCTCTCATCTGCGGCTCGGAACCAACCGGCTACACGTTGCACGGATTCAAAACAGAGAAAAACGTGTGAAACgcaatagaaagaaaaacgcgccgctagttcattttttcttctcttaccAAGGCATCGAGCGTCACAGGAACAATCAAAGAACTGTTTCAATTGGTCTACAAGTACAAGAGAGAAGTGACTCGCAAGCAGGTGAACGAGAACCAGGACCAGTCGCCCGCCGCCAGTGTTCCCCAACAGCAAACAGCGTCGCCGCAGTCTCAGCCACCACCtccgcagccgccgccgccgtttgcAACGACCGCCGCCAGTCCGAGCGTCACCGAGAACCACTCGCGGAGAAACAtggacgaatcgacgaacgagGACATATTTTCTGTAAGGGTTCAACCTTTGTCTAGTGCATAATCATTCACGTGCTCTTTTCCTTCTAGGATTTGGCTACTATTCGAGCTCAAGCAGCGCAGAAAAAAACtgagcagcaacagcaacagggacagcaacaacagcagcagcaaccaACTaatccttctccttttgatGCAGTTTTCCATACCACTGATAATAGACAGAAAGCAGATTTGGGCCTGATAGCGAGCTTGGGAGACGAACTGTTCGGAGAAAGTCTGTATCAGGTGGGCTGGGGGGTATTTTCTTGGGTAAGAAACGGCTTTTCATTTGGCTTCAATGAAGGTGCCAACAAACAAGGCGGCTAGCGCCAATGTATTTGGTGGATTCAATAGTGGGACCCAACAGGTCTGTGTCAATATGATATGTAGGACGGACGGCTCTATATATGTACTTGGTTTTCAGTCCTCTTCGATAAACGATTGGAACGAAGTGGCCGCTGACCTAGACCAGATTGCCAAGgtaacgacgacgttgccgccgccatcTCTTCGTATGAACTTTTTTTCAACACAGGAGCTTGAACCTAAGAAATCTAACACGCCGCCGTTTCCTCTCTCCAACGTAGTCAGCGATCCGTTTGCGCCGGCGGCCTCGAATCAGCCCGCCTCGTTCAATTCCTTctccgcgacgacgacaaaaacgacggcgtcggatGCATTTggaagcgcgtcgtcgttcggagGAACGAATTTCGGCGGCTCGAGCCAAACGGCGGCAGATCCGTTTTCGGATCCGTTTGGCGCGCCTGTTCCAAAGGAAGCGACAACGTCTGGTTCAGGCGAAGATCCGTTTGCCGTTTCCACGGCGTCCTCCGCTCCGCCGAAggcgtcgaacgactcgaaGGGTCCTCGgcagtcgaacgacgatcggTTCGCTGCACTGCGCGCTCTagccgacgaagacgtcaagTTGGGATATGACCCGTTTGCGTCGTCAACGGATCCGTTTgaatcgacgagaatcgaGACCAAAACAACTACCGATCCCTTCGCCGtctcctcttcgacgacgaagacagctacgacgaaggcgacggcggatCCCTttggctcgtcgtcgttcggacCCCAACCGTCTGTCTCTTCAGCGAGTTCGGTGAACGATCCGTTTGCCGCTTTTGCCGTCATGTCTCCAGCGCAGCCAAACGCCGGATCGACTCCCGCGCCAGCCACTGCCGCTACCGCCGCTTTCGCTCCTccgtcgttcgcgacgccgtcggATCCGTTCTCGGATCCGTTCTCGTCTCAGAGCGCTAcaacgacgactacgactaCGACAAGTGATCCGTTTGCGAGTGTAAAGCCGTCGTCGGCCGGCAATGTGACCTCCGCGTTTgatttcgcttcgtcgcagTCCTCCGCCGATCCTTTTGCTTCGCAGACGTCGCAAGTCAAAAGAGCGTCTACGGGAaatgacgccgccgccgccgccgccgccgtcaaacCAACGACGGATCCCTTTGCCAGCGTCAGCGCTCAGGCAAATAATCAGATCAAtcagtcgtcgtctctcgaaAGCGATCCGTTTGCCGCGTTTGATTCTCCTGCTCAAGTTCGACGTCCGACAGCGTCTTCAGCTACCAATGATCCGTTTTCCACTTTGaatgcgtcgacgaatccCTTTGCTTCCGGCTCTGCCGCGACGACAGCTCTCTCTCCCGTCAATCCGTTTGCTCAGTATCAGCAATCGTCACCATCGGTATTTTGTCTTACGTTTGCGTTTTTTGATTGCACAGTGCTTGTTCTTTGTAGAATCCATTTGCATCGCCTTCAAGTTCCGCTTTTGGATTTGGCTGACGATGGTGCGAGattagaagagaagagagagaagagagtgTAGAATCCCTACGGCAGTCAGTGTTCGTGTGtgatcatttttttttgttgcagcGCCAATTGATTACATATAACTGATGATCATGCTATTACACGTATTCAAAACGAATTATTTATAGAAACAAAGTAGCGGCAGTCTTGCGTGTTCTTTGTATGAATTAAAGATTGTGTCTGTATGACTGTCTGTATGTTAGCACAGTATGTATCACAAGCACGTGAGCAATAGACGATTGCTGTTTAGGGACGCGCGCACTAAGAGGATCTTGAATCTCTGCTGGAATGTCGAACGAAAACagagacgaaacgaacgacgacgagagagcgATCCGAATCGACATCGATCGCAACAACGTTGAAAGAACCGCACCCAGAGACGATGTATCTAAACAAGAAGCCAGCATCGCAAAAGcaatcgtcggcggcgaagtgGGTCAACACGagcaagcgtcgctcgcctTCAAGGCCATCGTCTGCAGCGCATTCATCGTTCTCATGGTCACCTATCCCCTCATCGTCGCTCTGACGAAACGCAAAGGCAAATTCGTCTATCACCCGTCTTCCGCCGTTCTCCTAATCGAACTCGGCAAATTTCTCGTCACCGGCGTCctctgcgtcgtcgttcggccgtcgttcgacggcTTCAACGCGCgcagcgtcgtcgtgctcGCTCTCCCGTCGATCGTCTACATGATAGCGAATAATCTAGCGTACACCGTTCTCGAAGTCACAAGTCCCGTAACGATGAACGTTCTCTCGAACGTGCGCCTATTTATGGTCGCCATCATTTATTGGCTCGTTTTGGCGCGTCCCATCAGTCGCGCGCGCTGGATCGCCatgtttctcgtcgccgtcggtcTCGTCTGCTCGCAATTGCGCGGCGACATGCGTCTCGCCGTCACGGGCCTCGGTCTCTTCTACATTTTTCTCAAAGCGTTGCTTTCCGTCGTCAACGGCATCTACACGGAAATCGTTCTGAAGCATCACGTGAGTAATTTTCACGTGCAGAATTTGCAAATGTACGCGTGGGGCGTAATCACTAATCTGCTCGTATTTCTTTACGGCTCGACGAAACCGCTCGCCGAGATTCGTTCGAGTTTTTTCGAGGGCTTCAACTCGTTCGTTTGGGTGTCTATCTTTGTCGGCGCACTAACTGGAATTGTCACCGGTGCCGTCATGAAGCACTTGGATAATATTGCCAAGTTTTTTTGCGTCTCCTTAGCTAATATCAGTCTTGGCGTCCTCACTGCTTATTTCTTGCCATCGGagtttcaattttctctgcTATTCTTGATTGGAGCTATTCTAGTTGGCCTGGCTTCGTATATGTATTCGATTAACGGTTTACCTGACTGTGCTAAGAAATTTTTATCATTGAAATCTTTAGAATGGTGAGGAGTCAGGTACTGTAAAAGGGCATGCTATATGTGCGGTGCTGTCACATGACTGCGCGAGATTATTGAACCCAGAAAATACGGGCTGGGCATTGTTTTTACGATCGTCGTAGGAATAGTCGACCTCTTTCTGTTTCCATATGCACTCTAAGCGATTCAAGCCCAATTCGCCCAATTCGGAGGAAACAGACGAAGACGCTTCCGAGCgtgagcgcgcgcgcgtcgatcgtccgcgacgcttcgcctccaaaacgttcttttttttgcctCCAGAATCGAGCGACAAAGCGCAAGCGGGCGGAGATGCGACGAAGTACAGCGATTTCGCTCGAAGACAGATGGTAGACCTGCGAAGAGAACGAGAGGAGGAATAAACGAGAacgtgtttttttctctctcccaAGGCCAAAATGGGCCACGTGAAAGGTCGAGGCTTGGGTAAAGAAGAGCAGGGCACGGCCGACATCGTCGTCCAGCAAATGCAACTTGGAAGACGAGGATTGGGAATGAAAATAGCCGGCTTCGAACCGTCCGACGAAACTTGGGAATTTGAAGAggtttatttttttggtgaattttttttctcttgtttgTTATCTATTTTTCTGCTAGGTAACCAGCGTGAAAGAGGCTCCTGACTGGCTTCCACCCTGCACCCAGCCAATACCATCCAGCGAAGAGCTCAGTCGCTGGGCTCTCGAAGGAAAAGTtcgtttcctcgtcgtctttcgtcgtcgtaatttttttttgaaattttggaATTTTGGTAGAAGAAGCTTGTTATTCACGATGAGACGCTGTTCTGCTCGAGCGAAATATTGAACCAGGTTCTTGAGTGCAAGGTGAAAATTGCGTcgagggggggggggggggggggaatAGTTTAAAGAAATGAGTGCGCGTTCCAGACCGTCTTTGATACGTTGGAAGGTGACGAATTTGTCAAGGCACGCACGAGAGCGAATCCCTACGAAACAATCAAAGGAGCCATATTTCAGAATAGGCACAACCTACATGGAGCCTatatcgatttttttttatttcttctcgcAAAGAGCCGCCTGTAAGCTGGCGAACATGGACAAAGTGTTCAATTTCATGCTAACCTTCCCAAAGACAATGGAAGGGGTAAAGAGATTCGGTTGCTTcaattttgctttttttgaaatttcccAATAGAAACCGCTGGTAGGAACGTACGACTTGTTCTACTTCGCCGACATATGCGCTGGACCCGGCGGATTTTCAGAGTACATATTGTGGCGACGCAAAACGGAGATGGCTAAAGGATTTGGACTCACTCTAAAATCAGGTACCATCTACAATACACATCTCAGAGACCGCACGCTTCCTCTTAAATTACgtaacgttttcttctctctagGGCCAGGTGTCAACGATTTCAAACTCGACGAATTCTACTCGGCTCCCGTCGAATTTTTTGAACCTCACTATGGCGTCGGAGGAgcggacggcgacggcgacattATGAATTCGAAAAATTTGGAAACGTTTAGGAAGTTCGTTTTGGCCGAGACAGGCGGAAAGGGAGTTCATCTCGTCACTGGAGACGGGGTACAGTATGAGTATTGAATTATATTCATTGGCATGTCTCCTCTAGGGATTTTCGGTAGCCGGTCAGGAAAATATACAGGAAATACTTTCAAAGCAGCTGTCGCTTTGCCAGTTTTTGTGCGCCTTGTCTGTGCTGAGAGAAGGCAAGAGAGCCCCGTGTGACTTCACGATTATCTGTTGCCATTGGGTTGTCTCTTGATCAAGGTGGCAATTTTGTTTGCAAAACGTTTGACCTTTTCACGCCGTTCTCCGTCGGATTGGTGTATCTTCTCTATCGCGCCTTCGATCACGTTTGCATTATTAAACCTCTGACGAGTCGACCGGCGAACTCGGAAAGGTCGAGGAGGGTATAGGGTGTCCGGTCATCTCACTCTCGAACGTTCTTCCAAATCAGATTCGTCGTCTGTCAGGGCCTGCGAAGCGGAAGCGAAACGATTCACGACTATCTCTTCCAAATCAACGAACGATTGAACGCAATGCGTCCGGACGAAGACGTAGTTGAGgtcaatgacgacgacgacgacgaatatcCTCTCCTAATAATTCTCGTCGTAGGTTGTTCCACTTGAGATAATTCAGAAGGATTCCGGTTTTAGTGAATACATGACGAATTCGAATGAAAGGTGCCAAGAGGTTTTAAATGGGCTTATTCTATTGGATACGGGTGCGTAGTATTGGAAAGGGGCAAATCAAGGCGCTAAGGAAACTGCGAATATTTATTCAAAATACGTGAGTGCATCACACTCTCTCACACGTATGTCTCGTAACAGCAAAAATGCAGAGTTCTCTCCGAAGGCAATCAGGCGGAAATTCGAAAAATGTGTCTTGAGGAGTGGAAGGTCAGTACAAGCGCGGGGGAGAAATTTCGATGGCTGTCAAATGTTACAGATTCCCGACGAAGCGAGAGCGGCGCCGAAACGGTCCGATGCGAAGACTCAATTCGAGTCTCTgtggaaagaaagagacgtaAGTCGCTAAGTATTTTTTTGGAAGCGCGTGCACGCTCTTGTAGATATTTCAATCTGCTTGCAAGGATCTTAGTCTCGACGTCATGAAAAACGTGCACAACTGGCGTTGTTGCGTCTTCTCCGGCCAAAGGAAACTCTTGCTTAGCTTGGGGGTGAGACTATGGATTCAACTCGCtttaattatattaattatttgtcGTGGCGGCAGAGGACTCACGTGTACGGCTTGGACTTGAGCAATAAACCGGGCAAAAAACAATGGATCAAATCTCAGGAGCTCGCTTCTCTCGAACTTCCGGCTGATACGCTCTTGGAAGTAAATGTCGTTAAAGAATACGAAGGAGAAGTGCGTAGAAGGGCATCTCAGGAACACCGATAAGTCATTAGCTCGTCTCAGGGATCGGGGCAGAAGCACAAGGTCGCCGTTTACGTCACTGACGGTCTCGTTCTGTGCGGCAAAGACATTTCGAAGAAACACTACAAGGACAGGTTAGACACAGAGAAGTCGTCAGTAGACGTTGATCTGTATAGCTCCTAACGTCCAGGATTTCTTTTGTTGAGAAATTGGCCAAGGCTGTTAACAAATCAACGAAGCCGAACATGATACCAGTCAGGTACGTTCACGCACACGCGATGCAAACAGTTTAAGCTACTTTCTACCTACTAGAGTGTACCAGATGACCAAGGTCGAGTCATTGGAAGAGCTCTTTAGCAAGTAAATAATATCTTAGGCCTAAGGATAGTTCTTGTGGTTGTCAATGGTCATTCTATAGTCTCCTGGCTGACTAACTCTGTTTTTCTCTCAGCTTCTGTTTCAAACAATTTAAAGGAAGACGCGAACGCCGATTGGCTTACAACGTTTCTCAAGGTCGGTTCTTATCTCCCAGTGGCATACTCTTCTTTCGGCACCTAAAAGGTGACTAAGTGTTGCAGTTACATTTTTTGTGCGTGTACCTCTTCTCTTTAGAGCCTTGGAGTCAAGGTGTTAGCAAATCAACAGGCAGACCTTATTTCTACAATCCCGTTAAGCAATCCGATTCCGTCTCCTTTCCACCGCCTGAAGCCCTTGGCTCATATAAGTAGGagcaatttatttattcactCATTTTACATTATcattatcattattattattaatattattattctcctctttctcctcagcGACTGCCTAAAGAGTCGTCTGTTGTGGCAGTGGGGAGAACACGACATCAGCTTCCAATACAGCCTCGTCCATCCCAACGACAACGAggatgaagaggaggaggaaggagaagaagagtcAAAGCCCAGTCAACTGACCCGAACATCGATACTAAATTACATCAAAAGActcaagaaaaaatagagaaacgTTTCCCAGTTGCTTTGGCTGCAAAAGGCGGCCTGCTTTTGTTTCTTATACTTACAGCCTCTTTTGACGCCcttagtttaattaaaagaaaggGAGAGTCAAAGTACAGCTCTCAAACATCACAAAAAACCCAGGAGACAAAGTTTCTCCGCTACAAAGCTCGCTACAAAGTTCGCTGCCTACTCTTACATTTTCGAATATTTCTGAAAGTCGACACCCTTCTGAAGAGTGACTCTCATGATGGCACCGTTATGCGTCTCATTCTCAAGCAACTCCAACATCCCCCCTATAACCACATCCATTTCAACTGTTCCCGCCTCTTCGGCATATTTCTTGAAGGCAGGATTGATCGCCATTCCCGCCTCGAGCATAGGCGTCCTAACCATCGTCGGACAAATAGCATTGACTCGTACGCCGCGCTTTTTCGCATAGCCCCACACGCTCTTGGTGAAACCAAGCACGCCGTGCTTAGCAGCGCA carries:
- the LOC136190337 gene encoding probable UDP-sugar transporter protein SLC35A4, whose amino-acid sequence is MSNENRDETNDDERAIRIDIDRNNVERTAPRDDVSKQEASIAKAIVGGEVGQHEQASLAFKAIVCSAFIVLMVTYPLIVALTKRKGKFVYHPSSAVLLIELGKFLVTGVLCVVVRPSFDGFNARSVVVLALPSIVYMIANNLAYTVLEVTSPVTMNVLSNVRLFMVAIIYWLVLARPISRARWIAMFLVAVGLVCSQLRGDMRLAVTGLGLFYIFLKALLSVVNGIYTEIVLKHHVSNFHVQNLQMYAWGVITNLLVFLYGSTKPLAEIRSSFFEGFNSFVWVSIFVGALTGIVTGAVMKHLDNIAKFFCVSLANISLGVLTAYFLPSEFQFSLLFLIGAILVGLASYMYSINGLPDCAKKFLSLKSLEW
- the LOC136190331 gene encoding cap-specific mRNA (nucleoside-2'-O-)-methyltransferase 1-like, with protein sequence MHSKRFKPNSPNSEETDEDASEQSSDKAQAGGDATKYSDFARRQMAKMGHVKGRGLGKEEQGTADIVVQQMQLGRRGLGMKIAGFEPSDETWEFEEVTSVKEAPDWLPPCTQPIPSSEELSRWALEGKKKLVIHDETLFCSSEILNQVLECKTVFDTLEGDEFVKARTRANPYETIKGAIFQNRAACKLANMDKVFNFMLTFPKTMEGKPLVGTYDLFYFADICAGPGGFSEYILWRRKTEMAKGFGLTLKSGPGVNDFKLDEFYSAPVEFFEPHYGVGGADGDGDIMNSKNLETFRKFVLAETGGKGVHLVTGDGGFSVAGQENIQEILSKQLSLCQFLCALSVLREGGNFVCKTFDLFTPFSVGLVYLLYRAFDHVCIIKPLTSRPANSERFVVCQGLRSGSETIHDYLFQINERLNAMRPDEDVVEVVPLEIIQKDSGFSEYMTNSNESIGKGQIKALRKLRIFIQNTVLSEGNQAEIRKMCLEEWKIPDEARAAPKRSDAKTQFESLWKERDIFQSACKDLSLDVMKNVHNWRCCVFSGQRKLLLSLGRTHVYGLDLSNKPGKKQWIKSQELASLELPADTLLEVNVVKEYEGEGSGQKHKVAVYVTDGLVLCGKDISKKHYKDRISFVEKLAKAVNKSTKPNMIPVRVYQMTKVESLEELFSNFCFKQFKGRRERRLAYNVSQGRFLSPSGILFFRHLKEPWSQGVSKSTGRPYFYNPVKQSDSVSFPPPEALGSYNDCLKSRLLWQWGEHDISFQYSLVHPNDNEDEEEEEGEEESKPSQLTRTSILNYIKRLKKK
- the LOC136190332 gene encoding disabled homolog 1-like; protein product: MATFGRRTGSRGDPPEARFLHEGMDFKAKILGETPVPAARGERMCYDALKTLKSRVRLTGKHKQRIVINISTDGVKVREEKTEEELQHHRIAQISFVSHDPTDSRAFALICGSEPTGYTLHGFKTEKNASSVTGTIKELFQLVYKYKREVTRKQVNENQDQSPAASVPQQQTASPQSQPPPPQPPPPFATTAASPSVTENHSRRNMDESTNEDIFSDLATIRAQAAQKKTEQQQQQGQQQQQQQPTNPSPFDAVFHTTDNRQKADLGLIASLGDELFGESLYQVPTNKAASANVFGGFNSGTQQSSSINDWNEVAADLDQIAKELEPKKSNTPPFPLSNVVSDPFAPAASNQPASFNSFSATTTKTTASDAFGSASSFGGTNFGGSSQTAADPFSDPFGAPVPKEATTSGSGEDPFAVSTASSAPPKASNDSKGPRQSNDDRFAALRALADEDVKLGYDPFASSTDPFESTRIETKTTTDPFAVSSSTTKTATTKATADPFGSSSFGPQPSVSSASSVNDPFAAFAVMSPAQPNAGSTPAPATAATAAFAPPSFATPSDPFSDPFSSQSATTTTTTTTSDPFASVKPSSAGNVTSAFDFASSQSSADPFASQTSQVKRASTGNDAAAAAAAVKPTTDPFASVSAQANNQINQSSSLESDPFAAFDSPAQVRRPTASSATNDPFSTLNASTNPFASGSAATTALSPVNPFAQYQQSSPSNPFASPSSSAFGFG